The Streptomyces sp. NBC_01351 sequence GTTGTTCTCCGTTCTCGCGCACGAGTGGCCCGCTGATGGCGACCCGGTTCGTGCCGTGCGCGAGCGGGACGCTCACCGAAGAGCAGGTCGGTGAGCTGCAGCGTCGGATCCTCGCCACTGCCCGTCCGATGTGTTCACGGCGTTGCAGCGGTGCGAGCTGTCGAACCGGCATACGGGCGTTCCACACCACAGAGGTCGATTCCCTCTACGAGGGAGACAACTGGTCGAGTTGTGCGAGAACGTGGAGTTTGACCCTGCGATCCTGTTTTGCGAGGGCGTCTCGTACGACAAGCGGTACATCGCTGTTCCCGGCCCGACAGGTCGGGCCTGTGACCCGCTGGCTGCTGAAAGGAGACGTAGGTGGGTGACTGGATCCCCCGCGAGGAGTGGGTGAAGACGCAGCCCCAGGCGCTCGTGGCCTCGTGCGTCATGCTGCTGGATGACCATAACCGGATGCTTTTACTCCGTTACGGCTCCGGTCAGGAGGGCGCCAGCGGGACGTGGTGGCTGCCAGGCGGCATGGTCAATGAGGGCGAGAGCCCGTGGCCGGCGGCCCGCCGGGAGATCGGCGAGGAGACCGGCATCACTTTGGGCTCGGAACCTTGCCTCATCGGCATCGACCACAGGGCCAACGTTCTGGGCACCGGCCCCGTCGTGGACTACTTCTTCGCCGCAAGTCTCGCCGCTGGTCAGCAGATCCGGCTCAGCCCCGAACACGACCGGCACGCCTTCCACCACCCGGACAGCCTTCCGGATCTTCTCGCGGCGCACCGTCAGACGCTCATCGCGCTTCATGCCGCTGCCCTGTCCGGCCGCGCTGCTTACATGCAAGAGGGGATGCCCACATGAGCCGCATTCGCACAGCCGCGACCGGCCTGGTCGTCCGCGACGGCCACGTCCTGCTCGTCAAAGGGAACTGGCCTCAACCGGCTACCTGGCTGCCGCCCGGCGGCGGACAGAAGCTGGGCGAGCCTCTGCACCGCACTGTCGAACGGGAGGTGCTGGAGGAGACCGGGGTGACCGTTCGCGCCGGACAGTTGCTGTTCCTGCGCGAACACATTCCCGCCAATCACGAAGACGGCCCAAGCGCGTACGACCGTAACCACCGGGTTGATGCGCTGTTCTGGTGCGAGGTCGTATCGGAGCCGTCCAAGCTGGGCGGGAGCATCCCGGATCCGACCCACACCGGGGTCGAGTGGGTGCCGCTCGACAAGCTCGGCGGGCTGCGGATGATCCCCCTTTACCTGCGCGACCAGGTCACTAACGTCGTTGCCCAGGCCGCTGCCGGTACGTGGCAGACGATGTACCTGGGCGACATGGCCTGACCGGGCGCAGAGAAGTGCCCCGTCTCACCGAGCTGGTGGGACAGGGCGGGATATGTCGGTCGGCTGCAGTCATGTTCAGGACTCCGGCCGTCCGACGTCCTGCCGCGACGCCGGCGACCCACTGCCCGTCCGAGCCGGGCGGCCCTGCAACTGGCGCACCACCGGGGCGGTGCCGAGGCAGAAGGCCCGGCGCCGGGCCCGCTGGTAGGCACGCAGGATCGCCCTCAGCCCGCCCCGGGACTTCGGGGCGAGCTCCACCTCTGATGAGGCTCGTTTGAATTTCCCCACCAGGTGCTCACGAGTTCCCCAGACCTGCTCACCTTGATTCCCACCCAGGCGCGCTGACCTGCGGACGGGCGTCACTCGGAAGGGGCCGCCCGATAGCCAGCCAGGTCCAGGGGCGGGGCGGGACGCGCCGACAGTCCGGTGCCCGCGACGCGCGCTCCGCGCTCGGTGGTCCACACGACGGTGCCCGCCCACCGCATCCCCGCAGAGCAGTGCAGCAGCCCGGCCTCCGCCATCACCCGGATCCGCAGGCGCGCGGTCTCCAGTCTCCCGCCCCTGCACGCGTTGGCGGCCTGGTGCAGGGCAGCGTCGCCAGCGCAAGGAGCCGCTCATCCTCCTCCGTGCGCATCCAGCCGTCGCCCCAGGCCTCGCCGCTGCGGCGCACCCGTCGCCAGCGCTCCGCCCACATCCGGTACGCCCCCGCCGTGTACCTACCTTGGGTGGGAGACGGCGGCCGCGTCCTTGGAGTCGGTGGCGAGGGCCTCGACCTGTTCCACGGTGAGGCCGCCCAGTCGGCAGGGTTGCCGAGGGTCAAGCGGGCACCGGAGAGCATGATGGAAGGCCCGTCAGCGCGGGCCTTCCCGCGGGCGTCATTCCTCGGCGATACCGGTGTGTCCGAGTCCGTCGTCCAAGGTGATGCGGATGGTCTCCCCGGAGCCGGTGGCGCCAGCGAGTTCGGCGGCGATCCGGTTGTAGGCGGTGGTGGCCAGAGCCCAGTCGGCTTCCAGAACGGTGGCGGTGGTCCGGGTGTTCCACAGCTCGATGAGCACAGCGATGAGCGAGCGCCCGGAGAGAGCGGCCTGGATGCGGCCCTCCTTGACGTCCTCCACGGCGGGCGGGGTACGGAAGTGGCCGTGGTCGACGGCCAGAGCGGAGAGGAACTCCCAGGTGTCACGGTGCAGGACGAGTTCGGCCGAGGCGACGCCGGCGGCCTTCAGCAGCAGGACTCCGTGGGCGACCTTAGGGTCCTCGGGCTCCGATCCGGGCGTCTGCCTGGAGGCGGAAGGCGCGGGTGCGGCCCCGGTGCCGGCGCCGCGGTAGGCGGTCTCGATGGCGTGCTTCAGACCGTCCTCCGCCCCCTCGCTCCCGGTCGCTTTCTGTGGATCCTGGCCCTGGTTGTGCTCCATGTTGTCCCCCTGGTCCTCACGGTCGGGCACGGTCTGCCACATGGGCGGTTCGGTGATGTCCTCGTCGCCGTTCTGCCCGGTCTCGACTGCACAGGTCTGCGGTGGGTCTGCCTGCTGCGGGGCGGCAGCCGGGGCTATGGCGAAGCCGCGAAGGAGATCGGCGAGCTCGCGTAGCTGCTGTATCTCCTCCCGTGTTTCCTCCCGGCTTTCCTGCAGGTCAGCGATCATCTTGTCCTGACGGCGGCGCAGCTCCCGGTTCTCTTCACGCAGCCCGGTGACACCGTTCTGCACGACTTCCTGGATCTTCATGCGGGCCTGCGAGAGTTCGCCGTGCAGCGCGGGGAGACCCACCGTCGGGTCGTCCAAGCGCTCCAGTTGCTTGCGTGCCTCCCTCAGTTCCCCCATCGCTTCATCGAACGCCTGTGTCCACCTCACGTGACTCCTTGACTACGTTCCGTTATGGCCGCTCGTATCTCCCCATAAGCAGCTGAGCCGACACGGCGCTTTCCAGCCCTTCCTGGACGTCGATGGGCTACTGACTCCAACTGTCTGATCGCGGTCACGAGCAGGCCGCCCCGCACAAGGAGCCAGCCAGGCGGGCCAGGACGGAGGCTGCTTGGAAGGCCAATCGGCCGCGCCGGGAACAGCCGGTCCGGCCAGCACGCATCGACCGGCCGCCCGGCCCCAGGACCTGCGGCTGCACCGCGAACTCGCCGCGCTGGTGGCCTTCTCGCGGGTGTCCTTGGGGCTGCGGGCCCGTTCGACGCTGGCGCGCAGGGCCTCCAAGTGGGCGGGGGCGGTCCTGACGCCGTAGTGCGCTCGGGGGAGGGGCCGGGGCAGGTTAGTGCGCCCTGTGTGCGCCGGGTGATGCGCCCTGGCTCTCAAACTGGCGCACTCTGTGATCCGAGTCACGTGAACCACGGTTAACGCTGGTCGGTGCATATGACGAAAGCGGACGCGAATGTTCCACCAAGAACGCATGTCCGTCGGTTAACCCGAGCGCCCGTTCGTGCCGGTGAGTACATGCGAGAGCACACAGCGTTCTCCTCCGGGCCGCAATGGCGCGGCCCAGAGTCTCACCTGAACACGTAAGGAGGGTCAGTGGGGCACGAGATGTCCCGGTACACGCCGAAGCCCGGCGCCTACCGGATGACCGCCGCGGGACCGGACGCCGAGATGCGCCCGATAGCCCGCACCGCCTCGCGGGCCAGGGCAGCACGCACCGCCGCGCCGCGCACCGATGTGCGGCACGTAACCTCCCAGCCGCGCCTGGGAGTCCACAAGCCGGCCGCCGG is a genomic window containing:
- a CDS encoding NUDIX hydrolase is translated as MGDWIPREEWVKTQPQALVASCVMLLDDHNRMLLLRYGSGQEGASGTWWLPGGMVNEGESPWPAARREIGEETGITLGSEPCLIGIDHRANVLGTGPVVDYFFAASLAAGQQIRLSPEHDRHAFHHPDSLPDLLAAHRQTLIALHAAALSGRAAYMQEGMPT
- a CDS encoding NUDIX domain-containing protein, with amino-acid sequence MSRIRTAATGLVVRDGHVLLVKGNWPQPATWLPPGGGQKLGEPLHRTVEREVLEETGVTVRAGQLLFLREHIPANHEDGPSAYDRNHRVDALFWCEVVSEPSKLGGSIPDPTHTGVEWVPLDKLGGLRMIPLYLRDQVTNVVAQAAAGTWQTMYLGDMA